A genomic region of Runella rosea contains the following coding sequences:
- a CDS encoding ABC transporter permease, translating into MKANELHPPHWPRRVLRWFHPEETLEEVEGDLDELYAYWYQRAGKQQATWRYLLNVLSVLPPFVKQRQRKNKYHQPSLIQPSMFRNYLTITLRTLAHNKVYSAINVIGLSIGLAAAMLIMLYTKDEVSFDQFHANNPHIYRITSKSITPEGAENVDGNTGHFQGPKFSAGVPEIRAFVRYKADRRDIKKGTEVKSYESFVADSSFFSIFSFPLRSGNPKTALNAPKSVVISEKMAEQHFGTTEALGKTLLVKDSFGEGNQFEPYTVTGVSKNCPQNSSIKFDVLFPNVVSKQEIESNENWFNVFQNTFVVLQPTADLKKVEATMNRIYLADAKEAIKMMAEKYGDKNKVVYAFQPFTDMHLSKDLPAQNGLQDSSNPMFSYILSGIALFILLIACINFVNLTVARSLKRAKEIGVRKVVGGGRGQLIMQFLGESFILCFAAFAFALALLQLVLPIFNELSNKALSFSYLFDFELVLGYIGLFIATGLLAGFYPALVLSNYSPVQTLYSRFNLSGKNYLQKGLVVLQFSLASFLTIATLTIYSQFNYLTNKHLGYNDKNIITIGKSHMSRNEAKLLKEELLKSPHIVDVAPKNGGSWGTIAKVNGETQQSFAYETVDATYFPLLQIPILKGRNFSADFPSDSTKAVLVNETFVKKVGWKKPLGQVVNFWYNEGEKYTVIGVVKDHHFEPLNAEIKPQLFTMKPSNLYGKVFIKIKPGTETASLRHLEKTYKKLFPINPYEYTFMDEENIKRYEAEAKWKQIMLFGAILTIFISCIGLFGLATLSAERRTKEIGIRKVLGASVASITTLLSADFLKLVSFSFIFAFPAAYFAIKEWLQNYPYRIDISAWTFAIAAVLSILIAFFTVSFQSIRAAMSNPVKSLKTE; encoded by the coding sequence ATGAAAGCAAATGAGCTCCATCCTCCACACTGGCCCCGACGCGTTTTGCGGTGGTTTCATCCCGAAGAGACCCTCGAAGAAGTCGAAGGTGATTTAGATGAACTATACGCCTATTGGTATCAGCGAGCGGGAAAACAACAGGCAACCTGGCGCTATCTGCTCAATGTGCTCTCGGTACTGCCTCCTTTTGTAAAGCAACGTCAACGAAAAAATAAATACCATCAGCCATCCTTAATTCAGCCATCAATGTTTCGCAACTACCTAACCATCACCCTCCGCACTTTAGCGCACAACAAGGTGTATTCAGCCATCAATGTCATTGGCTTGAGCATCGGTTTGGCGGCCGCCATGCTGATCATGCTTTATACCAAAGATGAGGTCAGTTTTGACCAATTTCATGCCAATAACCCGCATATTTACCGGATAACAAGCAAATCCATTACGCCCGAAGGTGCAGAAAACGTTGACGGTAATACCGGACATTTCCAAGGCCCCAAGTTCAGCGCTGGCGTTCCGGAAATACGCGCTTTTGTGCGTTACAAAGCCGACCGCAGGGATATTAAGAAGGGAACAGAAGTCAAAAGCTATGAATCTTTTGTCGCCGACAGCAGTTTCTTTTCTATTTTCTCGTTTCCGTTGAGAAGCGGCAATCCCAAAACGGCGCTCAACGCACCTAAATCAGTGGTGATTTCAGAAAAAATGGCCGAACAACATTTCGGAACAACAGAGGCTTTAGGAAAAACCCTCCTCGTAAAAGATTCCTTTGGCGAAGGAAACCAATTTGAGCCTTATACCGTGACCGGCGTTTCTAAAAATTGCCCCCAAAACTCCTCTATCAAATTTGATGTGCTTTTTCCCAACGTGGTGAGTAAGCAAGAAATAGAGAGCAACGAAAACTGGTTCAATGTTTTTCAGAACACCTTTGTCGTGCTTCAACCCACTGCCGATCTTAAAAAGGTCGAAGCGACCATGAACCGAATTTACCTGGCCGATGCTAAGGAAGCCATCAAGATGATGGCCGAGAAATACGGGGATAAAAACAAAGTCGTTTATGCATTTCAGCCTTTTACGGACATGCACTTGAGCAAAGATTTGCCGGCCCAAAATGGTCTGCAAGACAGCAGTAATCCCATGTTTTCGTACATTCTAAGCGGAATTGCACTTTTCATCTTACTGATTGCCTGCATCAATTTCGTGAATCTGACCGTAGCACGTTCGCTGAAACGGGCCAAAGAAATCGGCGTGCGTAAAGTAGTGGGCGGCGGCCGGGGTCAGTTGATTATGCAATTTTTGGGCGAGTCGTTTATTCTGTGTTTTGCCGCTTTTGCTTTTGCGCTGGCCTTGCTACAACTGGTATTACCCATCTTCAACGAGCTTTCCAACAAAGCCCTTTCATTTTCGTACCTGTTTGATTTCGAGTTGGTTTTGGGTTATATTGGCCTATTTATCGCCACGGGTTTATTGGCCGGTTTTTATCCTGCGCTGGTTTTATCCAATTACAGTCCAGTGCAAACCCTCTACAGCCGCTTCAATCTTTCGGGAAAAAATTACCTTCAAAAAGGATTGGTCGTGCTCCAGTTTTCACTGGCTTCGTTTTTGACCATTGCAACCCTGACGATTTATTCCCAGTTCAACTACCTGACCAACAAACACTTGGGATACAACGACAAAAATATAATCACGATTGGCAAATCACACATGAGCCGCAACGAGGCAAAACTGTTAAAAGAAGAATTATTGAAAAGCCCCCATATCGTTGATGTCGCTCCTAAAAACGGAGGTAGTTGGGGCACCATAGCCAAAGTAAACGGCGAAACCCAGCAGAGCTTTGCGTATGAAACCGTGGATGCCACTTATTTCCCACTGCTACAAATTCCGATCCTCAAAGGGCGCAATTTCTCGGCTGATTTTCCTTCAGATTCCACCAAAGCAGTATTGGTCAATGAAACATTCGTTAAAAAAGTCGGTTGGAAAAAACCCCTCGGACAAGTGGTCAACTTTTGGTACAACGAAGGAGAGAAATATACCGTTATAGGCGTCGTCAAAGACCATCACTTTGAGCCATTGAACGCCGAAATCAAACCGCAATTGTTCACCATGAAACCCAGTAATCTCTATGGAAAAGTATTCATCAAAATCAAACCCGGAACAGAAACCGCAAGTTTGAGACACTTGGAAAAAACTTACAAAAAGCTGTTTCCCATTAACCCCTACGAATACACATTCATGGATGAGGAAAACATCAAACGGTACGAAGCAGAAGCCAAGTGGAAACAAATCATGCTATTTGGCGCGATTTTGACCATTTTTATTTCATGCATAGGTCTGTTTGGACTGGCTACGCTTTCGGCAGAGCGGCGCACCAAAGAAATCGGAATCCGCAAAGTATTGGGAGCCTCAGTGGCGAGCATCACAACATTGCTTTCGGCCGACTTTCTGAAACTCGTCAGTTTTTCCTTTATTTTCGCTTTTCCTGCCGCTTATTTTGCCATCAAAGAATGGTTGCAAAATTATCCCTATCGCATTGACATCAGCGCGTGGACGTTTGCCATTGCGGCGGTTTTGTCTATTCTGATTGCTTTCTTTACCGTTAGTTTTCAATCCATTCGAGCAGCCATGAGCAATCCAGTGAAATCACTGAAAACGGAGTAA
- a CDS encoding PadR family transcriptional regulator, translated as MRRTYLGEFEEVVLLMVAILDGEAYGVTVSQALEEHTGRIVTFGTVHNTLIRLEEKGFVSSQLGGATNERGGRRKRIFQATALGNRALQEIQQLRHELWQMMPPTKLRLTGL; from the coding sequence ATGCGTCGCACTTATTTAGGTGAATTTGAAGAAGTGGTTTTACTCATGGTGGCCATCCTCGACGGCGAAGCCTACGGCGTTACAGTCAGTCAAGCGTTGGAGGAGCATACAGGTCGGATTGTGACTTTTGGCACCGTGCACAATACACTTATTCGTCTGGAAGAAAAAGGGTTTGTGAGTTCTCAACTCGGCGGGGCCACCAATGAACGCGGCGGACGACGCAAGCGGATATTTCAAGCAACCGCTTTAGGAAATCGTGCTTTGCAGGAAATTCAACAACTCCGTCACGAACTCTGGCAAATGATGCCTCCCACCAAACTTAGGCTTACTGGACTATGA
- a CDS encoding ABC transporter permease, translating into MFRNYLKIAIRNLVKNKVYSFINIIGLSAGMAVAILIGLWMWDELSFNKYHQNYDRIVRVMQHVTNNGEVQTWPNTPLPLAEELRKSYGSDFKHVTVSQDAYSILSYGEKKFSKKGAYFEPQITEMLTLKMLKGTRNGLQNPNAILLSESVAKAFFGEADPLDKIMRIDNQADVKVTGVYEDLPHNSEFHDLTFIAPWQLYYYNNEWVRTMADPWRPNAFHIYAQLIPNADAATVSHKIKDAKLNKVNKELAKKKPEVFLHPMSQWHLYSDFKNGFNTGGKIQYVWLFGISGLFVLLLACINFMNLSTARSEKRAKEVGIRKAVGSVRAQIVYQFFFESLLMVFCSFGFALLLAQLLLPFFNSVADKTMSIPWSNPLFWATGLGFSLLCGLVAGSYPAFYLSSFQPLKILKGTFRAGRWAALPRKVLVTIQFTVSVTLIIGTIIVFRQVKFAQNRPMGYNSNGLVVLPMYTSEIHTHFDAVKRDLTKSGAITEMAEAGSPPTENYSSTSTIEWKDKDPNLSVDFQTIAISFDYGKTIGWSFKEGRDFSKEFSTDSSGLILNEAAVKFMGLKNPVGETIKWYGTSNKVIGVVKDMIVQSPFQQVKPSIYHLAPYPGGVIIVKINPLTSAGKALSEVETVFKKFNPSQPFEYQFVDEEYAKKFDNEERIGKLATFFAILAIFISCLGIFGLASFIAEQRTKEIGIRKVLGASVTNLWQMLSKDFVILVIISCVISAPIAYYFLQEWLQKYTYRTEISGWIFAVAGVGALLITLLTVSFQAIKAALMNPVKSLKTE; encoded by the coding sequence ATGTTTCGAAACTACCTGAAAATCGCAATCCGAAACCTTGTCAAAAACAAGGTGTATTCTTTCATCAATATTATAGGATTATCAGCTGGAATGGCCGTGGCAATTCTTATCGGCCTATGGATGTGGGATGAATTATCATTCAACAAATATCACCAAAACTACGACCGCATTGTGCGGGTCATGCAACACGTGACCAACAACGGTGAAGTGCAAACGTGGCCCAATACACCGCTTCCTTTAGCCGAAGAACTCCGCAAAAGTTACGGGAGCGACTTTAAGCACGTGACTGTTTCGCAAGATGCATACAGTATTTTGTCTTACGGCGAGAAGAAATTCAGTAAGAAAGGTGCGTATTTCGAACCTCAAATCACCGAAATGCTGACGCTAAAAATGCTAAAAGGGACAAGAAACGGCCTCCAAAATCCCAACGCTATCCTGCTGTCTGAATCGGTCGCCAAGGCATTTTTCGGCGAGGCCGACCCCTTGGATAAAATCATGAGAATAGATAACCAAGCGGATGTAAAAGTAACGGGAGTGTATGAAGATTTGCCTCATAATTCTGAATTTCACGACCTAACGTTTATAGCCCCGTGGCAGCTGTATTACTACAACAATGAGTGGGTTAGAACAATGGCCGACCCATGGCGACCCAATGCGTTTCATATTTATGCTCAACTCATTCCAAACGCTGACGCCGCTACGGTTTCGCACAAAATCAAAGATGCCAAGCTGAACAAAGTCAATAAGGAACTGGCCAAGAAAAAACCAGAAGTTTTCCTGCACCCCATGAGCCAATGGCACCTGTACTCTGACTTTAAGAATGGCTTCAACACGGGCGGAAAAATTCAGTATGTGTGGTTGTTTGGCATCAGCGGCTTATTTGTACTGTTGTTAGCCTGCATCAATTTCATGAATTTGAGCACGGCACGCTCCGAAAAACGCGCCAAAGAAGTAGGCATCCGCAAAGCAGTAGGCTCGGTTCGCGCCCAAATTGTCTACCAGTTCTTTTTTGAATCCCTTTTAATGGTGTTTTGCTCCTTTGGGTTTGCTTTGCTTTTAGCGCAACTCCTTTTACCTTTTTTCAACAGCGTGGCCGACAAAACCATGTCTATTCCGTGGAGCAATCCTTTGTTTTGGGCGACAGGCTTAGGCTTCAGTTTGCTTTGTGGACTGGTGGCAGGCAGCTATCCAGCTTTCTATTTATCCTCCTTTCAGCCCCTAAAAATCTTAAAAGGCACCTTCCGCGCAGGCCGTTGGGCAGCTTTACCACGTAAGGTGCTAGTAACGATACAATTTACGGTTTCGGTGACGTTGATTATCGGGACCATCATTGTATTTCGTCAGGTAAAATTTGCCCAAAATCGCCCGATGGGTTATAACAGCAATGGTTTAGTGGTACTGCCCATGTACACTTCCGAAATTCATACCCATTTTGACGCCGTAAAACGCGATTTGACAAAATCAGGGGCCATTACAGAAATGGCCGAGGCTGGAAGTCCCCCAACGGAGAATTATTCAAGCACCAGCACGATTGAATGGAAAGACAAAGACCCTAATCTATCCGTCGATTTTCAGACAATAGCTATTTCGTTTGACTATGGCAAAACCATCGGCTGGTCGTTCAAAGAAGGGCGTGATTTCTCGAAAGAATTTTCTACCGACTCCTCTGGGTTGATTTTGAACGAAGCAGCCGTAAAATTTATGGGTTTGAAAAATCCAGTAGGCGAAACCATTAAGTGGTACGGAACTTCTAACAAAGTAATCGGCGTGGTGAAAGATATGATTGTACAATCTCCTTTTCAACAGGTAAAACCTTCCATTTACCATTTGGCTCCGTATCCGGGAGGGGTTATCATCGTAAAAATCAATCCTTTGACAAGTGCTGGCAAAGCATTGAGCGAGGTAGAAACGGTTTTCAAAAAATTTAACCCTTCCCAACCGTTTGAATATCAGTTTGTGGATGAGGAATATGCCAAAAAATTTGACAACGAAGAACGAATCGGTAAGCTGGCTACCTTCTTTGCCATTCTCGCCATTTTTATCAGTTGTTTGGGAATATTTGGACTGGCCTCTTTCATTGCCGAACAGCGTACCAAAGAAATCGGTATTCGCAAAGTATTGGGGGCATCGGTGACGAATCTGTGGCAAATGCTCTCCAAAGATTTTGTCATTTTGGTCATCATTTCCTGCGTTATTTCCGCACCCATTGCCTATTATTTTCTACAAGAATGGTTACAAAAATACACCTATCGTACTGAGATTTCAGGATGGATTTTTGCAGTAGCGGGAGTAGGAGCATTGCTTATTACACTCCTGACCGTCAGTTTTCAGGCAATTAAAGCGGCGTTGATGAATCCAGTGAAGAGTTTAAAAACGGAATAA
- a CDS encoding ABC transporter permease — MLRNYLKIALRTLWKNRLFTGINIVGMSVGMACVVVLVLFAQKCLTFDTFHEKSNRIYYVQTESSNGQKYGQTVYPILDQLLKDYPEIETGTHIQTWYRPWIHYGTKDVQESTVFVDSTFFQVFSFPLKYGNAATALKDRNALIVSEKIAQNLFGDIDPVGKNVTLDDTVQFKISGVLAEIPANSSQQFDVLMPATTLTSLPGFKSNADWYNTFAPVFVLLKKGANKDALEAKLPQLVKTHFAPESRKQVLRLSAFKNFIHDQNPTFKGLIYGAIAIAVFLLLIISINLINLTMASALPRIKEVAVKQVAGASKRIILKQFWTESGIVMLISSFLALLFAIYFLIPSFNQLRDGRMQLDISFGSDYPTILTVFGISLLIAFIAGTYPAYYLMSLKTAEAVKGKISADPRQGRLRQNSLIVLQFALAVVLIVATIGLRQQINFMKTADVGYDKSNVLVFNTDLAYRNENAALSEGRAILDALRQNPHVVSFTASELTPVQYWQNFNNYFPEGNEAKKVILRHVSGTAGYFETFKIPFIEGRGFLDNSADSVNHSVVINEAAMKAFGWTSAVGKRLRQNNNDQIYTVIGVTKNFHYQSLKDDVEPLLHWYAGKQQLSSFLSVRLTDESKGKDLISNLEARFKKIPARRTLNHFYLSDEVAKSYQAIDNIWRMTSFVTILAILIACAGIFGLISLVAKQRTKEIGVRKVLGASISSIATMLSGDFLKLVGLALLIGLPISYWLGHKLLQTFAYRTEIKWWYLALAAVVALGIALFSVSFQAIKAALNNPVESLKTE; from the coding sequence ATGCTACGCAATTACCTGAAAATCGCGCTACGAACGCTTTGGAAAAATCGCCTCTTTACGGGCATCAACATCGTGGGAATGTCGGTGGGCATGGCTTGCGTAGTGGTTTTGGTGCTGTTTGCCCAAAAATGCCTAACGTTTGATACATTTCACGAAAAAAGTAATCGCATTTATTACGTTCAAACCGAATCCTCCAACGGCCAAAAATACGGGCAAACCGTCTACCCTATTTTGGATCAATTGCTGAAGGATTATCCCGAAATCGAAACGGGTACCCACATTCAGACGTGGTACCGGCCGTGGATTCATTACGGCACCAAAGATGTGCAAGAGAGCACCGTTTTTGTGGACTCCACTTTCTTTCAGGTGTTTAGCTTTCCGCTCAAATACGGCAACGCCGCTACTGCGCTCAAAGACCGAAATGCCCTGATAGTAAGCGAAAAGATAGCCCAAAATCTTTTTGGCGATATCGACCCCGTGGGCAAGAACGTTACCCTCGATGATACCGTTCAATTCAAGATTTCGGGGGTATTGGCCGAGATTCCCGCCAATTCTTCGCAGCAGTTTGACGTATTGATGCCCGCAACCACCCTTACTTCTCTACCGGGGTTTAAGAGCAATGCCGACTGGTACAATACCTTTGCGCCCGTGTTTGTGTTGCTCAAAAAAGGGGCCAACAAAGACGCGCTAGAAGCTAAATTACCCCAATTGGTCAAAACGCATTTTGCGCCCGAATCCCGAAAACAAGTCTTACGCCTCAGCGCGTTCAAAAATTTTATTCATGACCAAAACCCGACATTCAAAGGGCTGATTTACGGAGCCATTGCCATTGCGGTTTTTCTGTTGTTAATCATCAGCATTAACCTCATCAATCTCACTATGGCTTCGGCATTGCCACGCATCAAAGAGGTAGCCGTGAAGCAGGTAGCAGGAGCGAGCAAACGCATCATTCTGAAGCAATTCTGGACCGAATCGGGCATTGTGATGTTGATTTCATCGTTTTTAGCCTTGCTTTTTGCGATTTATTTTCTGATTCCGTCTTTCAATCAGCTCCGCGACGGGCGCATGCAATTGGATATTTCTTTCGGCAGTGATTACCCTACCATTTTAACCGTTTTCGGCATTTCACTGTTGATTGCCTTCATTGCGGGTACCTATCCTGCCTATTACCTTATGAGCCTAAAAACGGCCGAGGCAGTAAAAGGAAAAATTTCCGCTGACCCACGCCAGGGCCGTCTGCGTCAAAACAGTCTCATTGTCTTGCAATTTGCCCTAGCCGTCGTGCTCATTGTGGCAACCATTGGGTTACGCCAACAAATCAATTTTATGAAAACCGCCGATGTTGGTTACGACAAAAGCAACGTGCTTGTTTTTAACACCGATTTGGCCTATCGCAACGAAAATGCGGCGCTTTCGGAGGGAAGAGCGATATTGGACGCACTGCGCCAAAACCCTCATGTGGTGTCGTTTACGGCCTCCGAACTTACGCCCGTACAGTATTGGCAAAATTTCAATAACTATTTTCCCGAAGGCAACGAGGCAAAAAAGGTCATCTTACGCCACGTGAGCGGTACTGCTGGCTACTTTGAAACGTTCAAGATTCCGTTTATTGAAGGTCGTGGATTTTTGGACAATTCGGCCGATTCTGTCAATCACTCCGTCGTCATCAACGAAGCAGCCATGAAAGCCTTTGGTTGGACGAGTGCCGTGGGCAAACGCTTACGTCAAAACAACAACGACCAGATTTATACGGTGATTGGTGTGACCAAAAATTTTCATTACCAAAGTCTCAAAGATGATGTTGAGCCACTCCTGCATTGGTACGCGGGCAAACAGCAACTCAGTAGCTTTTTAAGCGTACGCCTCACCGACGAATCCAAAGGTAAAGACCTCATAAGCAATCTCGAAGCCCGTTTTAAAAAGATTCCAGCAAGGCGAACATTGAATCATTTTTACCTCAGCGATGAAGTGGCCAAATCTTACCAAGCCATCGACAACATCTGGCGCATGACCAGTTTTGTAACGATTCTCGCCATTTTGATTGCCTGTGCGGGGATTTTTGGGTTGATTTCGCTCGTGGCCAAACAGCGCACCAAAGAAATTGGGGTTCGGAAAGTACTGGGCGCGAGTATCAGCAGCATTGCCACCATGCTTTCGGGAGATTTCTTAAAACTCGTCGGCCTTGCGCTACTCATTGGGCTACCCATTTCGTATTGGTTAGGACACAAATTACTCCAGACCTTTGCCTACCGCACCGAAATCAAGTGGTGGTATCTGGCGTTGGCCGCTGTTGTTGCGTTGGGGATTGCGCTGTTTTCGGTCAGTTTTCAAGCCATCAAAGCAGCTCTAAACAATCCTGTAGAAAGTTTAAAAACCGAATAA
- a CDS encoding ABC transporter permease: MIRNYFKIAWRNIAHNRTFLAINILGLALGMACSLLILLWVQDELKMDAFHANGPQLYHVMERQYYDGKVDAAPSTPALLADELKKQFPEIVHAAGLSWESTHTFLVGEKLNKEKGRFAGADWFKMFSLPLLEGSAQTALNGPSNIAISRKMAQNYFGSPQAAVGKSIRIDNKADYLVTAVFEDLPQHSSEKYDFLLTWDDFIRRNEWIKDWGNNATATRIQLRPDAKSEVVEAKMKSFLKKHNPHLVGQNIDIQLFLQPYQDAYLYSNFKDGYQDGGRIEYVRLFGIVAVFILLIACINFMNLATARSLKRAREVGVRKVVGAVRGILIGQFVGEALLLTAMALIVGVTLSGLLLPTFNTLTEKNIQLPFHQLSFWGTLFGLIFLTGIVAGSYPALFLSSLNPIRVLKGSVTFGAGARLFRQGLVVFQFVLSMLLIIGTIVVYRQLDFIQTKNLGYDRENLIYLSSEGDLPKKYEAFKQQLLQSQGIQSITFMDGTPTNTFGSTNNVKWPTKDPNSSVSFQFSTVDYDFSKTLNVKLKGRDFGKDFGMDSVSYLINEAAARRIGYQDPIGKPLTLWNKPGTIVGVLEDFHQNSMHVAIEPMIVKLSRDASNKNIIVRTQPGQTKQALASIEKTWRELNPKFPFTYQFADQQFQNLYRSEMTIGSLTNYFAFLAIFISCLGLFGLATFTAEQRTKEIGVRKVLGASVLNVTALLSRDFLKLVIISIVIASPLASWLMDKWLQNFAYKTTVDWWIFALSGALAILIALLTVSFQSIRAALMNPVKSLKTD; this comes from the coding sequence ATGATACGTAACTATTTTAAAATTGCCTGGCGAAACATCGCCCACAACCGCACTTTTTTGGCCATCAACATTCTCGGTCTTGCGCTCGGAATGGCCTGTAGTCTACTTATTTTGCTCTGGGTACAGGACGAACTGAAAATGGATGCCTTCCACGCCAATGGACCACAGTTGTACCACGTAATGGAGCGCCAATACTACGACGGAAAAGTTGATGCCGCCCCTAGTACACCCGCCTTACTTGCCGACGAACTCAAGAAACAGTTTCCCGAAATCGTCCACGCAGCGGGGTTGTCGTGGGAAAGTACCCACACTTTTTTGGTCGGCGAAAAGCTCAACAAAGAAAAGGGGCGTTTTGCGGGGGCAGATTGGTTTAAAATGTTTAGTCTACCACTGCTTGAGGGTTCGGCCCAAACCGCCCTCAATGGACCGTCAAACATTGCTATTTCGCGCAAAATGGCGCAAAATTATTTCGGAAGCCCGCAAGCAGCTGTGGGTAAGAGTATTCGAATTGACAACAAAGCAGATTATTTGGTCACGGCCGTGTTTGAAGATTTGCCCCAACACAGCTCCGAAAAATATGATTTCCTGCTCACTTGGGATGATTTCATCAGGCGAAACGAATGGATTAAAGACTGGGGCAACAACGCTACCGCCACCCGAATCCAGCTACGCCCCGATGCCAAATCCGAGGTAGTAGAGGCCAAAATGAAGTCTTTTCTGAAGAAGCACAACCCCCATTTAGTTGGTCAAAATATTGATATTCAACTGTTTTTACAACCTTATCAGGATGCCTACCTCTATTCAAATTTCAAAGATGGGTATCAGGATGGAGGACGCATTGAGTACGTTCGGCTGTTTGGCATTGTGGCCGTTTTTATCCTGTTGATTGCCTGTATCAATTTTATGAACCTTGCCACGGCCCGTTCACTCAAACGCGCCCGCGAAGTGGGCGTACGCAAAGTAGTGGGAGCAGTACGAGGTATATTGATTGGTCAGTTTGTAGGCGAAGCATTGCTCCTGACGGCAATGGCGCTGATTGTCGGAGTTACTTTATCGGGCCTGCTGTTACCTACTTTTAATACATTGACCGAAAAAAATATTCAGTTACCTTTTCACCAACTATCATTTTGGGGAACGCTCTTTGGCCTGATTTTCCTGACTGGAATCGTGGCAGGAAGCTATCCAGCGCTATTTTTATCATCACTGAATCCAATTCGAGTACTCAAAGGCTCTGTCACCTTCGGGGCGGGGGCCCGCCTATTCCGCCAAGGCTTGGTGGTATTTCAGTTTGTGCTATCGATGTTGCTCATCATCGGAACCATTGTTGTGTATCGACAACTTGACTTCATTCAAACCAAAAATTTAGGCTATGACCGGGAGAATCTGATTTATTTATCGTCGGAGGGAGACTTACCTAAAAAGTATGAAGCGTTTAAACAGCAACTTCTTCAAAGCCAAGGTATTCAGAGCATTACCTTCATGGATGGCACACCTACCAATACCTTTGGCAGTACTAACAATGTAAAATGGCCCACCAAAGACCCCAACTCCAGCGTCAGTTTTCAGTTTTCTACCGTTGATTATGATTTTTCCAAAACCTTGAATGTAAAATTGAAAGGACGCGATTTTGGGAAAGATTTTGGCATGGATTCCGTGAGTTATTTGATTAACGAGGCCGCCGCCCGTCGGATTGGCTACCAAGACCCCATCGGCAAGCCACTGACTTTGTGGAACAAACCAGGCACCATCGTGGGCGTATTGGAAGATTTTCACCAAAATTCAATGCACGTAGCCATCGAACCGATGATTGTCAAACTCAGCCGTGACGCATCCAACAAAAACATCATTGTCAGAACTCAGCCAGGCCAAACCAAACAGGCGCTGGCAAGCATTGAAAAAACGTGGCGTGAACTGAATCCGAAATTTCCGTTTACGTATCAGTTTGCCGATCAGCAGTTTCAGAATCTATACCGCAGCGAAATGACCATCGGCTCATTGACAAATTACTTTGCTTTTTTAGCCATTTTTATTTCCTGCCTCGGGCTGTTTGGACTCGCTACCTTTACGGCTGAACAACGCACCAAAGAAATCGGTGTTCGTAAAGTATTGGGAGCATCGGTGTTGAATGTTACGGCACTGTTGTCCAGAGATTTTCTCAAATTGGTAATCATTTCCATCGTCATTGCTTCGCCATTGGCTTCATGGCTCATGGATAAGTGGCTGCAAAACTTTGCCTATAAAACCACCGTAGATTGGTGGATTTTTGCACTTTCTGGCGCATTAGCCATCTTAATTGCACTCCTGACGGTGAGTTTTCAAAGCATCAGAGCCGCCTTGATGAACCCTGTGAAGAGTTTGAAAACCGACTAA